In the genome of Catharus ustulatus isolate bCatUst1 chromosome 1, bCatUst1.pri.v2, whole genome shotgun sequence, the window GTGCACCGCCCGCACCTCCAGCGGGGATTCCAGCGGGAAGGGAAATTTTCCAGGGAAACATTAAGCAGCTCTGCAACACGTAGGACTTCCACATGAAGCCatcttttgaaattatttacacGCTTTCTGTGGAATTTCCTAAAAATCCTAACATTTCCACCCGAGCCTGTTCCGTGCAATCAGGAACAAGCACGACTAATGTGCCAATGCgggacagggaaggaagggCGGCCGAACCCCCGGAGCTGGGGGGAAccgaggagcagcagccccagagcccagaCACAGCACAACCATTCCCCAGCGCTTCCCGGGGGCTCCAGGCCTCCGAACCTCCGGACACCGACAGGGACCGCAGGAGGCGACAAGCCCTGCCTGAGGGACTGGGGCGGGAGGTGGCGAGCCCcggcagaggggctgggacaagCCTGAGGGACTGTAACAAGCCTGAGGGAGTGGGACAAACCCTggatgaggggctggagcaggaggtgacAAGCACTGGTTGAAGCCCCTCACGGAGCAGGCCCGGCACCCGCGAGGAGCGGGTCGCAGACACGGGGACAGAAACCCCCCGCCCTCCCCACCATCCCCTCACCGATGAACTTGGCGCGGCTCATGGCGGCTccggcggctccgggcggggccgcgccgccctCCCAGCATCCCCCGCGCGGAGGGGACGGCCCGCGGAGCGCCCGCCGCCATGGCCGCCTACCTGACGCACCAGCAGAAGGTGCTGCGGCTGTACAAGAAATCCCTGCGGCACCTCGAGTCCTGGTGCATCCACCGGTGAGGGCGAAGGGAGCTGGGGAGCGCTGGCTGCCCTCACATCGGGGCGCTTAGCCCCGCGCTTGGCTGGGCCtggcgggggggggggtggtTGTTTTGCTCCTCACTGTGCATGACCTCTGTCCGTAGGGACAAGTACCGCTACTTCGCCTGCCTCCTGAGGGACCGCTTCGATAAGAACAAGGATGTGAAGGACATGGTGAAAGCCACCGAGCTGCTGAGGGCCGGCGAGGAGGAGTTCTGGGCCAGCCAGCACCCGCAGCCGTACGTGTTCGCCGACTCCCCCGGAGGCGTCGCCTACGAGAGATACGAGATGTACAAGGTGCGGGGCCGGCAGTGCTGGGACTCGCCGGGCGCTTGTTGTGTGGAGCTGGGCTTGGGCAGGGCCGCAGCTTGGCTCAGCAATGTCCTTTCATTACTTGCTGAATGTCTTATTGCGTGTGTGGGAGGAGCTGCTCCGGCTCTTGAAAATGGAGTTTCTTGAACAGTTTGAACACAGCTACcttgtttttttgggatttgttcctGGGGACAATCATCTGCTCTTTTGCCAAGCGCAGTCGGCCCTGTGGCGGGTTTGGCTGGCACaggaaagggctggagctgagctggggaggtgagcagggagctctgctgcctcccgAGCACAGCCTCggctcctctgctgtgctcaggtgtcACCTTGGCTGGCAGGGAATTCCCTTCACTCATCCTGTGGTTCTTCAGCATTTTGAGTAGCGGTACAGGTTACCATTTGCCTTCATGTGCTGCATATTGTGCGGCTTGTGTGCTACTGTGTGAGAGGAGCACTGCCTGGAAATGGAAGCCTTATTTTTAGACTCTTTAAGGTACTTCTACAGGCATGGATCATCAAGATTGTTTTATTTAGGAGGAAAAATTCCGTAGAAAAACACAGGGACTTTACTTTATTTACATTATCTTTTTAATGCATTAGAAGTTAATACTGACCTAGAGACTGGATGCACCCATTCCCTTGTGAATTTGAAAAAATTGGCACAAGACTGGATCTGATCAGATCTTTTTGCATATTAagccacagaaaaagaaaatctgacatAGATTTATCAGGGGCAGAATAAAGAATATAAGAgtgaaaagagaagagaaggactTGCTTGTTTGTGCCAAGGTCAAAGGCCTGAGCAGTAGTAGAGATAATAGGGAAAGAGAATCTGGACAAAAGAAAGGGCAGCTGAGCAATAAATGGTCAATACTAATCTTCATACAGAAACACAAACTGGGTTATGCTCTCTTTTCCCAGTTTGATGGGCTCAAACTGTCCTAACAAAATGGCTGTCACAAGGCTTTGGCTGGTTTGTGTATCAGTGACTGTCCATTGTGGATGCTGctccaaaatgtcatttttagaACTCAGACCAATTGGTGGTTTTAATTGGAGTTTGCACTGTGTGGATATTTACTTCAGAGCTGTGCTATTTCCATTCAGTCAAAGATTTGTTCTGTGATGAGAAtcacagcaggaaacaaaagtATGACTATCACTGAATATATGATGGTACTGAAGTAACTCttaattttcttgtctttttttttttttcccaattgggagttttagtgggattttgtttcttaatCAGTGTTCCTctctttaaaatgtaaacaattaggcttttttaaatcactgcaaaattttaaattctgtttttttttccttttcagaaggTCTTAGAGGTCAGACCATTCTCAGGATCTCAAAGGTCTGAGAATCTGCTAATTTCTTAGTAATTGTAGATAAGCAGAAATGAGCTGTAATGTTCTGGCTCTGTcaagtaaaataaatcagtagTTGGATAGAGGGATTCCTCTAACCTGCTGCCTttgagagaaggaaaggaagaaatcagACTTTTTTCTCCACCAGGTAGAATTATTTTGATAAGTTTACTCTAAACTGAGATGACCTGGGACTTGTTTTGGAATGCTATGATTTAAGCAAGTCACTATGGTGTCTTCCTGTGGGTCAGGACAATGTGAAAAGTTCTGACCTCTGCCATGTGCCTTGAGATAGTCAGGCAGCTCCTAAGTGATGTTTTTATGTAGTacttcaaaatggaaaaaaaccctctaggGAGTAAGACTGGCTTCAGCCTTTGTGTTTCATTCTTCTGCATGTGTGCACAAATGTGATTTCATatataaaaacagtattttaaatcatattttCCTTCAACAGATTCCTGAATGGGCCTTGGATTTCTGGCACCCCTCTGAGAAGGCAATGTATCCTGATTACTTTGCCAAACGAGAGCAGTGGAAGAAGCTGCAGCGGGAAAGCTGGGAAAGAGAGGTCAGTGCTTGCTCTGTGCTAGGGAAAGTCTCTTTAGCCAGCAGGTATCCTGTGTGACACAGATGTGTTCTTGGAAAAATTACTGAATGTCTACTGCAGTCTCAGTGAgactctgcagtgctggagccctTGTCAGTGTGAAACAACCTAAAATGCCTGCACATTACAGCTTCTGAAGGTTTGTGAGGGGAATTTGAAGTTAAAGCTGAACCTGGAGCCATGTGTCCGTTAGTGAGAGCTGTTATAGCAGTTttgtgggaaataaaaaaaatccaaagtggGATGAAAGGAGACCTAGAACCAGGGAGTTTCTCTTTTGCTGCTGTGGAGCTCTGACACTTCCTGGTTACACCTTTGCAAGTGATTTGCTGTAGTGGTCATCAGTGGCATTGAGACTAATTTCTGGCCATCCTACACTGAGAGTTGGTTGGAAGAAGCTGGTATTCTTGGAACAGTTCTTTGATTCAGTTGGATTGTATGGAACGTGGCACTCTGAGCTGAATTGACACAGGGGTAGCCAGCGTTTGTGCTGCTTCAAGAAACGAGTGCTGAAAGCACATGAGGGGCTGTTGGTGATGTGCAGGAACAGAAATCTCCTACTGACTGCAGGGAAACTTGGTCCTGGCTTGGAATTATCTGTCAGCTCCCAAAGCAGCACAATTCAGCCTGTTTGGTAGAGTAATGACAGATGTGAATTGCATGGAAATAATGACCTTTTAAGTGAAATTTTTCTTGTAAATCACTTCTTGCTCCTAGAAATTCCTTCTTTGGGAGTATGAGCCTACAGTGATTACTGAGTGGAAGTTAATGTTGGGAAACATTAAACCTGTCAGCCAAAGGTGTAACCACTGGTTCTTCTCTGTGGAAATAAGGGCTTGTTCTGCTGATTGCCTGGGGACTGAAAATGGGAATGTGTGTTAATGTGCTAAGGCAGTTCTGTGTCTTGTCTTCTAGATTAAGCAGTTACAAGAAGAAACCCCAGCTGGCGGTCCAAAAACTGAAGCTTTGCCTCCAGCTCGTAAGGAGGGGCATCTGCCCCCGCTGTGGTGGCATCACGTCACTCGACCTCGTGAACAGCCCATGTGAGAGCACCTTGGTGTGAATGGCAGAaatctgtgctgcaggcaggtgtCACCTCAGTGACCACTTGCAGCTCAAAGTAATATAGAACAAAGCCAAATAAAGTAacagaaaaggtgtttttctgGCACACTGCTCTTCTCTAGCACACTGACACTTCACTGCCATTTTGTGCAGGCAGTTGTATCAGCCCCGTAACTTGGAATGTGGTACTAAATACAGGCAAGGTGTTAAAGATACAGACATCAGCAGACATGGGCTTTGGGTACTCTTTTAGTGAGGGTACTTCTGACCTTGCTGCAGGATAAAGACatctttccctcccttccctcctccttaGGCTCATTGCTACATTTTTCACTTTCGTATCAAATCTCACAAGACGCAGACTTTACTTACAACGCGGTGCTTTCCTCATGGCGTGGATACCAGTGCTGTAGAGCACCAGCGGAAAGTTGATCCCCGTATAAACTGAATTCCAGAAAACCACTAAGCTGTACCAGTTAACACATGTGAGCTGCTGGGGATTGTGGCTCCTGTGTGTCCATTCATGGGTCACAAACAGTTCTGGCAGTGTGACACACTCAGCTGGGgacaaaatgctgttttgctTCTGGCCACGTTCCCAAAGCATTTGTATGAGAGATGGCAAGTTCTGCTAACACTCTCACTAAGTGTATTGTGAGAGATCAGATGGGATACAGCCACTGAGCTAAAGCTCATAGGAAAACTTGGCTCTCcagctgttttcctgtttttaggGTTAGGAGATTTAGGTTCCCTAATCTGATTTCTACAGAAGTTCCTTCACTGTGGCCACGTTTAAGCCTAAGGCTTAAAATTTCTGTGAACCCTAACTGAACAAGATGGCAAAGCAAAAACTTCAGCTCTTCTAAGAACTAAACATATGTAGCtcaaaaataagattttaatttaatctgGGTGATTTTTAGAAACTTCTGATCTGCTCCTTTCCAGTAAGTCTGCATGCTAAATAGGtatgaattttgaaaataaaactccagAAAAACAGCTTTACATATTCCACAGCTGCAATCTTCATTCCTGCCAGGAGGCAGGATCTGTTCCCTATGCTCACTTAGCCCAAAAGTAGTGATGGAATTGAGGTGTGCCTTCTTCCAGCACAGCTGTTCAGTACATGCCACAcctcaggctggagctgtcaCTTGGAACAAGTGCCTTCAGTATAGAAACAGCTGAGCAAAGCACTGACACCTGGAGAcaagctgctctgctctgaaacCATGATCCTTTTGGAGACATTTCCAGCCAAACCAcattggttttttcctttagcaTCTTCCTGACTGTATTGGGATGCGATGGGTTAACTAACAGAGCAGCCCTCATCGTCCTGGCAAGGTGTTGTACTGCTAAGCAGTGCTTCACAGCATCCAGGGTGTCCACTTGCCATCCCCCTCACCAGTGGACTGGGGGTGGGAAAGATCTTGGGAGGGCACAGTCAGGATTCAGGATAGCTGCCCCAAACTGACCTAAGGGCAtgggctcctctctgcagggctccagaGGTTCTGCCAGGAGCCTactccagcacaggcttccATGGCCTCTCAGCCTCCTTTGAGCATCTGCCTGTTCCAGCATGgactgcaggtggatctctgctcccccatgGACCTCCATGGCTGCAGGCGCACAGCTGCATCACCTGCAGGGAacctctgctctggcacctgcagcaccttctGCCCCTTTCCTCACTGAcctgggtgtgtgcagggctgtttcCCTCACATACTCTCACTCCTCTCCCCACCTACTATTGCTGTCTCACAGAaactttttccccttcttaaaTCTTTTATCCCAAAGGCGTTACCACTATCACTGTTGGGCTCAGCCGTTGCCAGTGGTGGGTCCATCCTGGTGCCAGCTGCCATTGGTTCTTCCAGACATGGGGGAAGCTTCTgtcagcttctcacagaagccactccTGTAGCCCCCTGGTACCTAAACCTGGCCTCACAAGCCCAGTGCAGTGACAAATGGGTACCTGTAGATAAAAATGAAGgcatttcagcagcaaagaaataaattggGCTATTGTGTGGCAGCTCCAAGAGGGAGCatcatcctcccttctctgCCTTCAATGCTgagaaaactgaacaaaagcAAGCCTTCAGTCCTGCAGGGAGATGGTGCTGATGTTGTGCTTGATACATTCTGGCTGTAGCACGGGCAGTGTTGACAGCAGCAATTTTCCTCCTCTGGCCTAAGAAACTGCGGTCCAGCACTGAGGTGGAtgcacagaaatgcaaactCATCTGTGCTTCCTGGCCAGGTAACAACAGCCAGGTGCAGCAAAATGTCATCTGTTACTAGTTCATTAGCACTGCActcctgctccacagccacCCTGCTGGTGCCCATCAGTAAAACACAGCtatttgcaattttatttaCTTGGTTTTTAATTCTCTCTTGCTTCTATCACATGCAGATGGAACCTGCATAAGTTTGAGATGCCTGATGAAGGCCACCATTGATATCCAAAGCTCAGGAAGCAGAAAGGCTTTAAGAAGCAAAATACGGGAGTTTTTCAGCAGTTCTTTATTTATAATGTAGGCTTAAGCAATCATTACAATGTAGAAGGGAGACACACTTACAGCAATTATTTATACCAGTTTAGAACAAAAAACTGCACAGGGAGAGGTCAACTCTCAGTACAAACTAGCAACTAAACCACAATAATTTACCATtagaaacaatttatttttcagctgtgacactgctttTACAATAtgcaaaaacacaaacaataGAACTATCCAAAGTGTTTTGTCACATTCTTTCTACGTTGAATTTGGcaacattttatattaaattttactGATTATACTAACGTTTAAGAACTAAACAAGTGAAAAGCTGTACTTGGGTACAGTTACATCCATTTATTTCAAAGGTTTAAATAACACTTTTAACTATTGAGATTATCTCCTAATAGTTTTTGTTTATGCAAAAACCATCTCAAAGCCTCATTTGCACAATGCATCAGCTACTGTATCAAGATTGGTGGGCTACACCACAGGCACTACTGTTTATTATATTCTGTAATAAGGAGcttgtttttcaaagaaaggaaggtttaatattttctaagaatcatgcttttttttctttttgcttttaagccataacaaaaaaaaaagtttagcaAGCACAGCAGTGTAAAATGTCATATAGAACACAGTGACTACACAGTTACTAGAAGTTTCACATCCAATGCAGTTATGTATTAAAGCATAAGAGGTCATGTAGGCAAGTCTATAGCCAACAGAAATCTGCAGTGTGTGGTAGAAACCAGCCCCTTACGTGTGTTATTTGGTGCATTTTTAAACAATCCTGGATCTGCAAGTCTGGTGTCCCTCCACATGTGGGTCTGCTGTGGGTGGGCAGACAGCATCCTTCTGGATTATGACTGGAACACGTGTCATGCCCAAGGGGTCTGCACATTTCTGTCAGCTTTAGGAGACGGGTATTGCAGCAATAACTTACTTTtactttaaggaaaaaaatccaactctTAATGATTCTATCAACAGCGTTCCAAAAAACATTACTTAAAAGTACAAAAGAAGAGATTATAGTGGTCAGACTCCCAGTATTATCAAAAAACCAGTAATCAcctcccaccccccacccctccacccttttcttttcagtatttaaGAAAAGCCAATCAAATGCCATTTAAAAGAAGTTAAGAAAAACAAGCCCCTGTATTGGAAAGAAACATTCGCGGTTTATTAGATCACAAGCTGGTTCTACCTGTcaaatttttaagtgttttctcAAAATAGTTGGGCTTTCTAGGGTGCCCAGCCTGCTGGGCACAGtcagaaaaaggcattttgatAACATCTAAGAACTCCCtgcttgcattttaaaaatgttttcacatttATAACTGCCTTAAGCCTGTTGTCCTTGTTTGTAATCAGCGGAAGGATGAGTGGAACAAAACGTGAAGGTGGAAGAACCAAGCCTACACAGTTAAGGCTGCATGCATGTGACTGAGAGTTGCTGCTGTGCAGTcaaaaaagaaatgtggaaaaactcagtttttaaaacaccctacagaaacaaaacactgcAATCCAGTATGGCTTATTCTGATGCATTTACCATGAAGCTACTAGTAATACATCCTACTAGGCTACTTTTGTGCAACAGCATCTGCTATTTTGATGGCATCTCCCCCCCACTACCCCCCAATAACTCTACCAACTGCAGGTTTCTTCCTTGCATTATATATTGCTTTATTGTCAATTTTTATTCCCGCTTTTCAAacttttttaaatacttaaatgCGGATCCGTTCCATATAGCTGGACTTAAACTGCAGTAAGTCCCATTGTTCTATTTTTTAACCTCACTATTACAAGGCGCTCTACAAAAGCTTgcaaaaaagccaaattttcattaaatccCTTTGCTGAAGTTAACTACTcgacaatttttttttcttctatgatTTAAAACTTTACAAAGAGAGTTATAAAAAAGGTAAATGGGATTTGGCaccttcagaaaaaattaaaagtgtaaCAGAtcaaaaaaatgcagaaacaaaaccGTTGATATTTACAAATTAAAACACCACTGAAGATTATGTCTTACTACGCTCTTtcatctgttttctcttttagagTACTTTCAGACTGTCTGTTACCGagtatcttaaaaaaatcatcGATTACAGATTGGAATGGATagagacaaattatttttctcacagTTCCTCCTCGGCGTTCAGTAGTCTGGCAGCTTCTCCGCTCCTAGGAAATACGAGGCGCTGAGCGATCATTCGTGGTCGTCTTCTTCAGCTTGACGCCGCGCCGAATGGCGTTGAGCATATCCTCCCCCTGCGGGGCATCGCCGGGGCTCAGCTCGCCCGGCTCCAGCTCCGCCGGCCCCGCGGGCGCCAGGCTGCCGACATCCCGCTCGCTCTCGTCCCCCTCGCCCTCGGGGACCGCCTGCCTCTGCTCCTCGGCAGCACCCAGTTTCTGGCCCGACGCTGGAGGGTTGACAGACGCTTGGCCGCTCCACGAGGGCAGGCTGGTGACAGCCTGCCCgccatctcctgctgctggagactCCAGACTCTGCTCGGGGCACTCTTCTGTGCCGGCGAGGGCACCGGGCAGCCCCCCCGGGATGTCGGGGACAGTCGGTGTTTTGACAGGAATCACCGGAGTCTTGATGGGAATGGGGCCTCCGCCGATGGTGCCGCGCCGGACCGAAGGCTTGGTGGAAGGGGTCCGCCGGATGGTGGCGACGCCGGGCGTGACGATGACCGGTCCCAGCGTGGTTGGCAGACCTGCGGTGGAAGCAGGACGCTTGGTTTGAAACATTCTGCGATAGGACTGGCTAATGTCACTGTTTCTTGGGATGGTGGAAGATTTGTCAAACTCCTGTTGTTCTGCCTCCTGGTCACCACTCACAGAGAAATAATCATAATCTGAAACTGATGCCAAAAGACAGAGTTAGGATCAAGCTGGAGCAGACAGCTGAGTCACGTCAGTAAGTCTGAAGTATGTATAGATAACCAAAAAAGTCTGGAGTCGGTAAGAATTAAGGGAGTTTCCACCTTTAGAAGGAAGAAAGTCCAAGGTTCTGTGACCAAGATTTGATACCTGAAGGCATCACAGCAGACCAATCCTACAGCTGCAGGGGGCCCATGGCTCTTGTGAACAAGAACGGTCACAAACATGAAAATACCAAAACCAGCATCCTACTACCACTTTTAGTTAGAAAATACTTGAAAACGTACTTTGGATTAGGCAAGTGGGTTCAGGGGACCATGTACCAGTGATTTCAGCAgcaaatttgtttattttgcaaacAAAGTAAATCCCAGCTGTCACCTCTGAAAACTCAGCCTCAGCTTTAATAATTGCACTGGGTTGCTTCCTCCCCACAGAAGTGCTGAGCCAAGCTTGACCCTCCACaggccctgctgcctcctgtgaCTGCACAGCACAACTACCCCAGCTGAGCAAACAAGGCTTGAACTGCAAACACCAAGCCTGGTCTCTCTGAGCTTGCTGCTGGTTCTGAAACAGGGTACAAAACCCAACACCTTTACTGCAGCTTCCTAGCTATGCCTAAGTTAAGGTCTCCAGTGGATTCTTTTTCCAATTGCAACATTTCTGCTtaggcaggaaaataaaagatcaCCAAGGGAAATCAGAAGCAGATTGAGAGTACTGATGGAACACAGCAAAGCTCATATAAGCATGTATTTGCTGAGATAATAGCTCAGAAAGGACCCAAGAAATACTGGCTGCAATACCAGTGTCATTTATAATTCCAGGATCCTCTTTAAAATGGTGGCATCCTTAGGCTGAAACTCACTGAAGTAGTGCACAAGAAAATACAATTGTTTGGTACActgtgcagcagtgcaggtttCTACGTAGTTAATAAATCCAGACTGCATTCCAAGCTGGAAAAATCTTCCTAACAGCAATGCCAACTTTCCTCCCCAGCTGACTACAAAAGCCAGCAAGTGACAGCTGCTCCTTGGCACCATGGGGTGAGTGTGTGATGGCCAAGATGGGAATGCTCTAAAAAGGAACATCTCCTGAATGGGTACCTTGAGATGGGATTGTGTCCTCTGAACAGCACGGAGTTGTTGTCTGGGTGCTGTAGCCactggagcactgcagggaaTCCCGACTGCTTCTCTGGGTGTCCAACTGCAGCCCTCTGGACAGAGCGAGTGCCAGCTCCTCGCAGGCCTCCAtctcctcaccctgctgctcacacacaggAGAGAGACTCGTTACAGCTGGAAGGGTCACTCACCTTCACCCACTTGTagctctctctcctccccagcagagctTGTCACCATCATAATCCAACAGGATTGTGCCCAGCCATTTGCTCGGGCTTAGGAACAGATGTTTCTTTGGAGTACACATTACCCAACCATAcattccctcctccctgcatgATTCCCACCGACCACACCAGC includes:
- the NDUFB9 gene encoding NADH dehydrogenase [ubiquinone] 1 beta subcomplex subunit 9, which gives rise to MAAYLTHQQKVLRLYKKSLRHLESWCIHRDKYRYFACLLRDRFDKNKDVKDMVKATELLRAGEEEFWASQHPQPYVFADSPGGVAYERYEMYKIPEWALDFWHPSEKAMYPDYFAKREQWKKLQRESWEREIKQLQEETPAGGPKTEALPPARKEGHLPPLWWHHVTRPREQPM